The Pan troglodytes isolate AG18354 chromosome 17, NHGRI_mPanTro3-v2.0_pri, whole genome shotgun sequence genome includes a region encoding these proteins:
- the LOC104003076 gene encoding uncharacterized protein LOC104003076: protein MRHGPAKSPTPRSPPGRPSPGRAAAALSARPGRASRSTLSAAPASLGHLKETGPPAALLPAPCSPPLLPSSPPPPLGSTAASSRQEASLTPPALLSARTPPSRPRPLPRPSQRHAPSAPPGFAPPSCHASTAGSRPPAGPQATPPGAPTPAAQRDFPSRFSAPGSPVPQVPTDLPVRPILRAPSVAVLRSTVLRLKPCDVLATTLRICRVLKFLRTPHSCPVRKRPWPGSSDARPRLGALSSLARRRGELAREPLVVCRQRCYVVALILHAWSRL, encoded by the exons ATGCGCCACGGTCCCGCGAAGTCGCCCACCCCTAGATCCCCGCCGGGTCGGCCGAGCCCGGGGCGCGCTGCGGCGGCTTTGAGTGCGAGGCCAGGCCGCGCCTCCCGCAGTACCCTCAGCGCAGCGCCCGCGAGCCTCGGGCACCTTAAAGAGACAGGCCCGCCCGCCGCCCTCCTCCCGGCTCCTTGCTCCCCGCCCCtgctcccctcttcccctccgcCCCCGCTGGGGTCCACAGCCGCCAGCTCCCGCCAGGAGGCGTCTCTCACTCCCCCGGCGCTCCTGTCAGCGCGCACGCCCCCATCTCGGCCCCGCCCACTCCCCCGCCCATCCCAACGCCACGCCCCCTCCGCGCCACCCGGTTTCGCCCCTCCCTCGTGCCACGCCTCCACCGCAGGCTCCCGCCCGCCCGCCGGCCCACAGGCCACGCCCCCAGGCGCACCCACCCCAGCTGCTCAGCGCGATTTCCCTTCGCGCTTCTCCGCACCGGGATCCCCAGTCCCTCAGGTTCCGACAGACCTTCCTGTCAGGCCCATTCTCCGGGCCCCCTCAGTTGCAGTGTTAAGATCAACAGTGTTAAGATTAAAGCCTTGTGATGTGCTAGCCACTACGCTGAGGATATGCCGTGTACTAAAATTCCTCAGGACTCCTCACAGCTGCCCTGTAAGGAAGCGGCCATGGCCGGGTTCTAGCGATGCGAGGCCGAGGCTCGGGGCGCTGAGTAGCCTAGCGCGTCGCCGAGGAGAGCTGGCACGTGAACCCCTTGTCGTTTGCCGTCAGAG GTGTTATGTGGTGGCCCTCATTCTCCATGCATGGAGCAGACTCTAG